TAACTTGTAAACCGCGACCGTTCACCTCtataaaatttacgatttttctgataaaatggaTCGTAGCTAAATTTCTGTAGCATCcagtaattaaaaacattatatataAAACCTTTAATAACactctattttttaaaacaaaccattaaacttcatttattacataaatttgaaaTGGCTTGTCATCTATTTCCAACTGAAACTGACGATCGGTGTTTAAAACTCAACCGCTGGATATTATTTCTTACCACTACCCtcattaaactttaaaaagcATCCTTAAGTTTTCTTTCATaacaatatattataattaacaaATTCGAAATGCAAAGTGTACCTGCGTCGAAATCCGAAGTTAATTTAAAAGACACACATATCACGGTTagagtttattaaaattgtaatgttaccTCTTTAGATGGTGGTGTTATGTGTTGACCCGTGACATCATTAATATATTCTTGTCCTTTCACCAAATTAAGGTAAAAGCACTTGGAGAACCATTTTGCATGTTGTTCCCATGGATCATCTTCTGGTTCCCAATCTTTTAAACCTCCCCCACAATGGTAGCATAGTGTTTGATCGCCCTTTCCGGTGTAATAAAATCCAGCATCTGCTAATTGTTCTTTAGTCTGTGGCATTGACTTTGGCCAAGAATCAAAAGTTCGCAGTCTCGCATCATAACTAGCGTACTCTGGATGCACAGGTCCTCTAGGTCGGCTAATTCCAAAACATCCGAGCTTGGCTGAGCTTGGCAGTTGAAAGCTTGTAGATGTTATCGAGGAACAATCTGGTCCAGATCCTGGTCGATATTCAACTCCGTAAGGACCACAAACGTCACGACTTCGCTGTCTCGGTGCAGGAATTGTATCTGGATCTACTCCGATTGGTACATTACCACAAGATATTTTCCTAATGAATCTACATCTTCCTGACCACCGCTGATGGTCCACCATTGGATCATCGCCTTCTAACCACTGACGTATCTCAACTTGACACTCGAAACATTTTACCTTATCACTCTCACCAGTATAATAGAAACCAGCTGCTGCAAGCTTGGATGGATCCATGTAACTTAATGGCCAATTTTCAAAACTCTGCAGCCTCACGGTTTCAAAGTGGTAATCTGAGTTGTCCACCTCGTCAATATTTAACGAGTTGGAAGGTGGTATTATTAATGGACTTAAACATTGATTTTGATAAGGTTTTAATGGATTCGATATGGATTCCATTATATCACGATGCTCGATCATCCCTGTCATGATCTTTGTTTTCCTTTatgtatgatgaatttgaaaaatcttggTTGATTTGTAAAGCTGTAAAAGTATAAAAAGTaatgagaaaattaatcaattgtgcagataatttttcaagaggtgaacatcatttaaagaaattagcaTTTCGCATTCCCTTTTTCCCAGTGAAGGCTACTCGAAGAAGGTAATCTCACAGTACAGGTACAACAAATATGTATTTCAAAGATACATATAATAGATGATTAATTAAAGCTTTATGAAGTGCAGTGCACCAGCGTATGAAAATGAGATAAAATTCAGCATGctcatttcataattttataataaaataacgtgggattttaatatttgtaatcgGCGTACAGTATGGATTAAAAACATGCTCATTAAAACTAGTCAACAAAATGTAACCGATGTGTATTTTAAATGGGACCTGTCCTTTCCTTGTTAGTTTTTCGTACTGACCAGtgatctggaataggaatttactgttcataatcaaaAACAGATCGTATTCTTTAACAGATTTTCGTGAACTGTAATTTCAAGAAAGAATAATCGAAGGAACCCAGTATTAGCCGGAATTATTGAACCTGCAATCATAATAcggaaataatttgaataatattcaaCTCAATTATtacaagcaatttttataaacaaatgcttaCTTGTGTTcttgaagttaaaattattttgggaCGAGAGTGAATTGAAATAAACGATCAACCGAACGACTGGAAATATCTGTCTCTCTCTCTTGTAAGTATATTTTCTATAGTCTATACCTTCTCCCTCTATTCGCGTCTCCCTTTTGTTCGGCGATTCACAATTACTCTAAAAACTCCTCTTCGATATCCGAAAAGCATGTAATCTCTTTCTctgcctctctttctctctttctctctctgtgTGATATCCTCTAAACTCACGATGATTTCTcgcaacaaattttaaagttaatccaTAAAAGTTTCACCTATGCCAAGTGGCCCCACTGATTACACACGGGTTTTCAATAGATGTTCATATACTTGTACTTTGAGCTTTATTGGACATAAATAATATATATGGTTAATAacaatttcaccaaaaaaactcTCGCAACCGGCCGTTTCCTggtggaaaaaattgattttttctttcattattcttGGGATAACATTTCTTGTGACGATTAATTaacgaaattgattttaaaatattttatgtgcttcttatgaacattttttaatgcaaaaacaaaattatcatttttacataCAAGAGacgtttttttactgaaattttccgACAATAAACTAATAATGATTTAAGAAATGGATATGAGACcctaaataataattcataacaatttctccaaaaaaatgtCACAATCTGCTTTTTGATCGTAGAGAAGTTATTGATTCTTCAATCATTGTTGTGAAAAACTTAATTGTAATAATGAACCAACTATATTGATTAGTAATTGACATATatatttcttatgaataattttgtaGACAAAAAGTCTATGCTTATAAATTTTACGTAGACAAAGTTATTTCCAATATGTGACTGGACTACAATTTGTTTATATTGgtgataattaataaacaaataatcaaGTCAGTAAATAACGATTTTTATCACGTCATgtataagaataatatttaacattattataagcaattattttggatagttttgaaaaaaattcatatgaaacattttcattaaacATGATTCGAAAATGTCGCTAAATCGATAGTTCCAAGTTCACCGATCGGCGGTTGCCTCTCGCACACGTTTCACAAGAGGAATCACACTGTTCGTTTATACAAGCGAGTGAAGctgcatttaaattatttttatgtgagTAGCTTTTGGCGTAATTTGTAAATATCTTATGCAGATTTTAGTCTCATGTCCAATTTTCGAATCACTGtaagtttattgtcggataatttaaataaaaagcttctcttttgcatttaaaaatgataaatctttgtttttgttttgaaaaatgttataaaaattctataaattatttttttctcaatttcgttGATTAATTATCGCAAAAAATTAGTCTAACAAtaattgacgaaaaaaattttttttttctatgatgaaACGGCCAGTTgggaaatttatttaatgatattgttattaacaatcaaaacACGAcaagaatactttaaaattatcctTATGACATTTTCCCTTTCGATCCAAACTAAAAAAGTGATATGCTTTTCAacactggaaatttttaaaacatgcaaatttttgtttatagaattatTGAAGGCTCGGAAAGCAGAGCCGAACGAGCACTCGAGCAGTAGCCAGGAGTGGGGATGACATGCGAAAAACGCGACAAAACAGAAAACGGAATCGCATCATCTCCACTCCTAGTTACTTCTCGAGCAGTAgctttttcaattggacacaaattaaaaatgttctagatCATTTAAtcaatattaggtattttcacttcaatcaacagctaacttcacctcgtagattgctgaggggaaaacaagggacctAATGCATGGGATTCCGTTCGTTTTTACCCTATTTTGtgaatatcttcgtaaaagctaattttttctatataagtgtatttgaaaaatagtttttattctttaaatactatttaataaaatgaaaaagataataattattattaattaccaagatattacagaaataaaggttTGTTCtgtgcatttgatccattgttttcccctcagcttttaacgaagtgaagttagctgatagtTTAAATGAAAACACCTAATAGAGTTGgcttaaaactgaattttgaacgaaTGGAATCAAAGCCTACGCTTTAATGTATCTacgtagtaaattttttaaaatgtgaaaaatatgccCACTTCTTATATGCTATtcaattttgtagagaatttactCTATAATCTAATTAACAAGCCGGAAGCGCGAGTGTCGCAATGAGAATGCAATCGtcaaaccttctttaaaaacaaatggaaaaaaagttcagttccaatttatgactgtaattcctcagaattttaaattagtcATCGATTTAAATGACAATATTTACGATATTTcaaaatgtagttaaattgtaCGCATTAAACACTTCATACCAAGTTTAATACAAATgtgtaaaaatttgacaattttggccgacatattggatccgccattttcaatttgtatttttttttacttcaaattagaTATCAGTGACCTCAGGAACTCTGTCGTACCAAGTGTCATACATATCCgatgaaatatttgttttcggccaatttttttatcttccatCCCAGTGTGCGCTGCGACTTCAATTTCACGGCACCGCACAAAATTTCACTCTCCTACTTTCCTGAATGGCTACGTCAATTGAAGTAAAACTTTACAGAAAACTTCCACGAATTCTAATAAACATCAGGGTTTGAGAGTAAATCACGAGGAGATATATTCTGTGGGATAACTGTAGCTTGAAAGAGGTGTCATCCAATCCCTCAGGGCCGACGTCATCCCTCCGCAAACAATTCAGGAAAAGATTCAAGCAGGCACGCGTGTGCCTAGAACGAATCCCGAAGAGTAAATCTTCACTGAACGAACTCTGCCCCCACTCTTGTATGGATAGAATCAGTAGAGGAACGAAAGACTGGAAAGATCGGACTTACTGACTCTTTGCAGGTTTTGAATCTTCTTGGGAGCTGAATCCTAAGAGTTAAACCCCTTTGCTCTTTTTCAGAGATCGATTTCTTAACGAGTCAGAATGTTGCGGTTctgataattcttttaaaaacgaaACTTTCTTGGATGGCACCACattcaatatttattcaaattgtgAGAAACAGTGATTAATTGGAATTATAGACAGATTAAtcgacaattttcaattgtttaaacaaatataaattagttCAACAATTACTTATTtccaaaaagtgtaaaaaatattgtattttctcatggaaatgtaattttttgtcattttatagAGTAGTTAATttatctaaaaacattatgtaattatttaaacaattatttattttttattttcaaaatttccacaaattgAGCTAAAGATGtgaactttcttttcaaattagtatcctatgctacgttttgttgaataattatatacttttgatacaattcttttaatgtttaataaatttatatttctttaaccagCTTTATTTTCTCAAGCAGTTTTCTTCGacgactaaaaaaatgaaatacaaaagcATCCATACAATTATGTTTACAccattattaaatacataattcgcACATAcggttacttacacatataatcgcatGCTTTAACGGTTttaaaaatcgcactcgccgagaaTTTGAATCCTACCTAAACTACCTtaactagtgtattttaccgcgcACTCTAACCACTTTGTTACTTTGTTGAAGTTAGGTTACAAATAAGGCGTTGAGTGCGAAAACAGCTTAACTCGAGTTAAGATGTTTTTGATGAAAAGTGTATATTTGTCTTCCATGaccctttatttaaaaatatataaaatgctgTCGCGTAAGCCGCGGTGAACTCACCTTTCCTGTCGCGCTACTGTCAGAAAGTCGAGTTTACCTTCTCTCTGCCCGCGTAAAATTTACGAGCTAGAATTTTAAGACCTGAGATTTTTTCTTTCAAGATGAACGAATCAACCACTGTGACTACTTCCAGCTCTAATTTTAGTAGTACGAAAGGTAAAAGGACACGTGTAAGAACAGACAAATGGGATAGAAGTATGTTAAGTTATGATCCCgataaaaatatagttataaaatccaaaataaatttgtaatagtttatttattgtattgatattgTGTGCGCAAATTGTTTTATTGTATAAAGATGTGTACATAATTTTCTAACGATAATATCCTCGTTTCACGCAGGAATTACCCGTTCTCCGCTAAAACAACTTAACTTTCATTAGTTACTttgagttatttaaataaataattttgatgaataaGTGTTCTAACACGTGCATCTATCAGCTATTACCATTAGACTAACTAGTTAACAAGAATAACAGACTGAAATTatagtgaaaatcttcaatagccctcccttctatagcctttccgagaattgatgccgcgtcgtatgtaggtgtaacaggtgctgcgcgggatctgcggctgtcactcagacgagcagtcacgcgtgaacaaacaaaagccgaTCAGGCTATGAGTTTGTTGTCACCCaacgtcagccccgaaatcgggacTATACAAGAATTTTactgtatttatattttaagacaTAAGAAAATCAAAACTTAAAGACATTTTTCCCCCAAAACTTGACCCGGGTTAAGTTGTTTTTGCACCCAACGCCTCAAATTATAGAGGACTAAATTCtgcgtgaaataaaaaaaatgttttagctcaTATACGTCATGAGTGATGACTATGAAACTTTGACACTTTCCATTTGAAAGGCTCTGTATGTTCGGAAAgcactttttctactttttttaaacaatcggtTCTTTAACAACCGTATAAATAATACACTTCATGTTGTAAAATTACTTCTAGAATCTGTTTtcgaaaataagtaaaataaaaactgattttacaTTGTTCATGtattacttataaaaaattctattaaaagaaTCAGTTTTATAacgtttattattttatgttaacaatggcaaaaattaaaagattattttgttaaatgaacTGTTTTCCACACGACCCTGGAGATAGAGTATCaggcacttttttacattcttatcctgataagaaggtattgtttttatgtaaaatttccttTTGTCTGTTTtgatcaaatctccacgttttgagactcactgagtcagaaaaaacgatttttgcaaacgtgtttgtctgtctgtattctgtaggtacgataactttcgaaaaattgatcacattggattctgctttgacacattttcaaaatccaaaaaaacaaactaaaattaaaattttaagccaaacaacgcatgatatgaaataaagtcaagagaagaaaaacgtcgATTTTTTAAAGCCCCACAAGATGATCAtactaacttttttaattcggccgaaaagttgaaaattcagaatttgatcgccccaaaaatttttgaaaccacatttttcaagatttccaaattctacgtacggttattcatagtgcaaagaaactcaaacaatttatttctttaacttttttcaataaaaagaaaattatcagagttagaccattttcaaaatccaaaaaaacaaactaaaatgaacattcaagtcaaacaacgcatgatatctGTTTAATGTTGTAATGTTtagtctttatgagattttctgcgattgataataattcaatttatcgacatcgcctatttcaaacctattttcagtttccttattatttaaaggaatgtttgaagtcacgtgatttcatagtttgagtgtgtgatgatagccttgtcccttgagaaaaacagtgtgtgagcagcagtgaatcgcgacaaaTCGTTGTCCGATCTTCTCGGGTCAGTAAAGTGATtgactcaataaagacattaaatctcacaccttacaaaaatgtctatataaacgagtgagggatctgtgtggttctcaaaaatggtcttagtctgccaagtattctatacttaaaataaaacttaaactgttcattatttctaacgtttcttctctgtctattcctaaTCTggccaaattaattatttataaacctaaacattaaacaaatggtCCTTCGGGCCGAATAGAAGATCGTGGAAAAACATtcgaaagtgtaaaattaatacagaaaagaccaaagtgagcatataaacttttttgattgcctgcaaacaaggttaattctgagagattagttactatgtttatttttaagtccaaagttttcggccaaaaatattgtgtagtttggaagtaacgctcaggtgaattgtaacacacataacctcgaaatatacacgcacgttgttagcaatatcaaaaaaattttgattaaaaaaacacaataaaagtgtgtggggacgtctgttagcatgttcgctatcatttcccagattttgaagggaaaatatttcttatcctaggaaaaaagtcgggggaatctaacactgaaaaaatcgatactatttcctaagcgctatgtaaattaatcacattttgctaaattaaaactttttttattcaacctacaaaaaaagtgtgtggggacgtccattagcatgttcgctatcatttcccaaattattaagacaaaatatttattattctagaaaaaaaagccggggaacctaaaactggcaaaatcgaaaattttttaagtatcacatgcccttgtgAAAACTTCGCACGTAGTGTGATGCAGTCGTCCTTCTCCAAACAGTCTGTATTGTACTCTTTCatgctgtcattcttcactggatccgtctttcattattcttcacctgaaggaagaaataacaagtttgccagctgatattttgatgattgtcaacacatttaattttagacatcattgatttctaaccttctccagtggtaagatgacaactttaatttacccacgatgagagaggctcgttctggcgaacaaaataataatttagactgtagtatttcagtgatgatttattgacattttattaataattatgcgcTTGCGCACTCAAATTTGCTCGCCTTGTCGCagcactttaaaactaaagtaaatcagttctttagtttgcaaactAAGACTTTTCAATCTTTCAATGTAAAtttctccttttgttaaaatagatgcattattctctgagttatcagagatttctcaggcgaTTCTAACCACAGAAAccaattttaggaaaattgtaaAGGCCAATCTACCAGTGGCTACTGTCAAATCGCGGATGGAACTTCTTGCCCAACGCTGGAAAAATTGTGAAACCCTGCATCTGGAGATTAAAACTGGAACTAGGTGggctgagcgtgagaaattggaaaatttcacaaAGTCTAAATATCTCGCTACtgaagatgcttatctcaatgAGCGAGATTTTTCATATAATCAATTGGTGTTGCTTACTCCTGAAACTAaggctaatgaaagtttaaatcagtctcaaattattcgtcacgattccttgcctgttaaacatcctcaaatcactttaccagagttttcaggagactacaaggattgggagaatttccgtgatttatttaatgctttgataatttaaaaagaataactgtcaaatgtaacaagattaaactattttaaattgttcttacagggcgaagctgaaggttttttaaagacatgtttcgataactgatgctaatTTTATCTGCACTTGGGAGTCT
This Belonocnema kinseyi isolate 2016_QV_RU_SX_M_011 chromosome 3, B_treatae_v1, whole genome shotgun sequence DNA region includes the following protein-coding sequences:
- the LOC117168808 gene encoding baculoviral IAP repeat-containing protein 3-like isoform X1; the encoded protein is MTGMIEHRDIMESISNPLKPYQNQCLSPLIIPPSNSLNIDEVDNSDYHFETVRLQSFENWPLSYMDPSKLAAAGFYYTGESDKVKCFECQVEIRQWLEGDDPMVDHQRWSGRCRFIRKISCGNVPIGVDPDTIPAPRQRSRDVCGPYGVEYRPGSGPDCSSITSTSFQLPSSAKLGCFGISRPRGPVHPEYASYDARLRTFDSWPKSMPQTKEQLADAGFYYTGKGDQTLCYHCGGGLKDWEPEDDPWEQHAKWFSKCFYLNLVKGQEYINDVTGQHITPPSKEETMQMDLPSCIKKVNQSTTEKGQNLFESCPGPSKHQSNRPKEECQKYVMNNQEILRVDDARMCKICYNEELGVVFLPCGHVVACVKCAPGMTTCAVCREPVTMTVRAFFS
- the LOC117168808 gene encoding death-associated inhibitor of apoptosis 1-like isoform X2 → MTGMIEHRDIMESISNPLKPYQNQCLSPLIIPPSNSLNIDEVDNSDYHFETVRLQSFENWPLSYMDPSKLAAAGFYYTGESDKVKCFECQVEIRQWLEGDDPMVDHQRWSGRCRFIRKISCGNVPIGVDPDTIPAPRQRSRDVCGPYGVEYRPGSGPDCSSITSTSFQLPSSAKLGCFGISRPRGPVHPEYASYDARLRTFDSWPKSMPQTKEQLADAGFYYTGKGDQTLCYHCGGGLKDWEPEDDPWEQHAKWFSKCFYLNLVKGQEYINDVTGQHITPPSKELTVLHGIIDQELCQNVVFYLSSTNLRRDLLKK